A stretch of the Pelmatolapia mariae isolate MD_Pm_ZW linkage group LG23, Pm_UMD_F_2, whole genome shotgun sequence genome encodes the following:
- the fbxo3 gene encoding F-box only protein 3 isoform X1, producing MAAAFTELRMDQLPTDPLLHILSYLDFRDLMHCSFVSRRLNELSKHNPLWKSQCCKHWLLTDDDRLQSGVSWFCLFKQYYTDLGRYIQYYAVLKRAWEQLKSFLQQRCPRMIASLKEGTTEVELNDIEAQIGCKLPDDYRCSYRIHNGQKLVIPGLMGSMSLSNHYRSEVLLDVETAAGGFQQRKGMRRCLPLTFCFHTGLSQYMALEPAEGRQMFESFYPCPDQTAQDPSAIDMFITGSCFLEWFTTYVHNVVTGEYPIIRDQIFRYVHDKSCVATTGDITVSVSTSFLPELSSVHPPHFFFTYRIRIEMSSSASPEAACQLDSRYWKITTSDGNVEEVQGPGVVGEFPVMTPGKVHEYASCTTFSTSSEYMEGHYTFHRLASKEEVFHVAIPRFHMVCPPFRPVARTQQKALASYTPRFGDHDDDHDGEYCDGDGDDFDDLRGINMATLEGAWCPRHI from the exons ATGGCAGCCGCTTTCACGGAGTTGCGGATGGATCAACTGCCCACAGACCCGCTGCTGCACATTTTATCCTACTTGGACTTCAGGGACTTGATGCA CTGCAGCTTTGTCAGCAGGCGCCTGAACGAGCTCTCTAAGCACAATCCTCTTTGGAAGTCTCAGTGCTGCAAACACTGGCTGCTGACAGA TGACGACCGACTGCAGAGCGGTGTGTCCTGGTTCTGCCTCTTCAAGCAGTACTACACTGATCTGGGCCGGTACATCCAGTATTACGCAGTGCTGAAGAGGGCGTGGGAGCAGCTCAAGAGCTTCCTACAGCAGAGGTGTCCACGAATGATCGCATCACTCAAAG AGGGCACCACCGAGGTGGAGCTGAATGACATCGAGGCGCAGATCGGCTGCAAGCTCCCAGACGACTACCGCTGTTCCTACCGCATCCACAACGGTCAGAAGCTGGTCATCCCAGG GCTGATGGGCAGCATGTCTCTGTCCAACCACTACCGCTCGGAGGTGCTGCTGGATGTGGAGACGGCGGCCGGCGGCTTCCAGCAGAGGAAGGGGATGAGGCGCTGCCTGCCGCTCACCTTCTGCTTCCACACCGGCCTCAGTCAGTATATGGCGCTGGAGCCTGCTGAGGGGCGCCAGATGTTTGAGAGCTTCTACCCCTGCCCG GATCAGACGGCTCAGGATCCTTCAGCCATCGACATGTTCATCACAG gcTCATGTTTCTTGGAGTGGTTCACGACCTATGTGCACAACGTCGTCACGGGAGAGTATCCAATCATCAGAGACCAGATCTTCAG GTATGTGCACGACAAAAGCTGCGTGGCAACCACCGGTGACATCACCGTCTCCGTTTCTACCTCCTTCCTGCCAGAGCTTTCGTCCGTCCATCCGCCACACTTCTTCTTCACCTACCGCATCAG AATAGAAATGTCCAGCAGCGCCTCGCCTGAAGCTGCCTGTCAGCTCGACAGCCGCTACTGGAAAATCACCACCTCCGACGGCAACGTGGAGGAAGTCCAGGGTCCCGGCGTGGTCG GGGAGTTCCCGGTCATGACGCCTGGAAAAGTACACGAGTACGCCAGCTGCACGACCTTCTCCACCTCGTCAGAGTACATGGAGGGTCACTACACCTTCCACAGACTTG CAAGTAAAGAGGAAGTTTTCCACGTGGCCATACCTCGTTTCCACATGGTCTGCCCCCCCTTCAGACCCGTGGCCCGAACG CAGCAGAAGGCGCTGGCTAGCTACACGCCTCGCTTCGGCGACCACGACGACGACCACGACGGCGAGTACTGCGATGGAGACGGCGATGACTTCGACGACCTTAGGGGAATCAACATGGCTACCTTGGAGGGAGCATGGTGTCCTCGAcacatctga
- the fbxo3 gene encoding F-box only protein 3 isoform X2 — MAAAFTELRMDQLPTDPLLHILSYLDFRDLMHCSFVSRRLNELSKHNPLWKSQCCKHWLLTDDDRLQSGVSWFCLFKQYYTDLGRYIQYYAVLKRAWEQLKSFLQQRCPRMIASLKEGTTEVELNDIEAQIGCKLPDDYRCSYRIHNGQKLVIPGLMGSMSLSNHYRSEVLLDVETAAGGFQQRKGMRRCLPLTFCFHTGLSQYMALEPAEGRQMFESFYPCPDQTAQDPSAIDMFITGSCFLEWFTTYVHNVVTGEYPIIRDQIFRYVHDKSCVATTGDITVSVSTSFLPELSSVHPPHFFFTYRIRIEMSSSASPEAACQLDSRYWKITTSDGNVEEVQGPGVVGEFPVMTPGKVHEYASCTTFSTSSEYMEGHYTFHRLASKEEVFHVAIPRFHMVCPPFRPVARTQKALASYTPRFGDHDDDHDGEYCDGDGDDFDDLRGINMATLEGAWCPRHI; from the exons ATGGCAGCCGCTTTCACGGAGTTGCGGATGGATCAACTGCCCACAGACCCGCTGCTGCACATTTTATCCTACTTGGACTTCAGGGACTTGATGCA CTGCAGCTTTGTCAGCAGGCGCCTGAACGAGCTCTCTAAGCACAATCCTCTTTGGAAGTCTCAGTGCTGCAAACACTGGCTGCTGACAGA TGACGACCGACTGCAGAGCGGTGTGTCCTGGTTCTGCCTCTTCAAGCAGTACTACACTGATCTGGGCCGGTACATCCAGTATTACGCAGTGCTGAAGAGGGCGTGGGAGCAGCTCAAGAGCTTCCTACAGCAGAGGTGTCCACGAATGATCGCATCACTCAAAG AGGGCACCACCGAGGTGGAGCTGAATGACATCGAGGCGCAGATCGGCTGCAAGCTCCCAGACGACTACCGCTGTTCCTACCGCATCCACAACGGTCAGAAGCTGGTCATCCCAGG GCTGATGGGCAGCATGTCTCTGTCCAACCACTACCGCTCGGAGGTGCTGCTGGATGTGGAGACGGCGGCCGGCGGCTTCCAGCAGAGGAAGGGGATGAGGCGCTGCCTGCCGCTCACCTTCTGCTTCCACACCGGCCTCAGTCAGTATATGGCGCTGGAGCCTGCTGAGGGGCGCCAGATGTTTGAGAGCTTCTACCCCTGCCCG GATCAGACGGCTCAGGATCCTTCAGCCATCGACATGTTCATCACAG gcTCATGTTTCTTGGAGTGGTTCACGACCTATGTGCACAACGTCGTCACGGGAGAGTATCCAATCATCAGAGACCAGATCTTCAG GTATGTGCACGACAAAAGCTGCGTGGCAACCACCGGTGACATCACCGTCTCCGTTTCTACCTCCTTCCTGCCAGAGCTTTCGTCCGTCCATCCGCCACACTTCTTCTTCACCTACCGCATCAG AATAGAAATGTCCAGCAGCGCCTCGCCTGAAGCTGCCTGTCAGCTCGACAGCCGCTACTGGAAAATCACCACCTCCGACGGCAACGTGGAGGAAGTCCAGGGTCCCGGCGTGGTCG GGGAGTTCCCGGTCATGACGCCTGGAAAAGTACACGAGTACGCCAGCTGCACGACCTTCTCCACCTCGTCAGAGTACATGGAGGGTCACTACACCTTCCACAGACTTG CAAGTAAAGAGGAAGTTTTCCACGTGGCCATACCTCGTTTCCACATGGTCTGCCCCCCCTTCAGACCCGTGGCCCGAACG CAGAAGGCGCTGGCTAGCTACACGCCTCGCTTCGGCGACCACGACGACGACCACGACGGCGAGTACTGCGATGGAGACGGCGATGACTTCGACGACCTTAGGGGAATCAACATGGCTACCTTGGAGGGAGCATGGTGTCCTCGAcacatctga